Proteins found in one Acipenser ruthenus chromosome 18, fAciRut3.2 maternal haplotype, whole genome shotgun sequence genomic segment:
- the LOC117973896 gene encoding prostaglandin reductase 2 isoform X1, which produces MRCQMNEDTGTDYLSPWQLSEVVEGGGVGIVEDSRHDSFTEGDTVASFSWLWQTQAVLEGKLLQKLDPQLVDGRHSYFLGAVGMPGLTALLGVREKGHVTPGANQTMVVRGAAGACGSLAGQIGRLDGCSKVVGICGSDEKCQVLVSDLGFNSAINYKRQDVAARLRESCPTGVDVYFDNIGGSISDTVIAQMTEGGHVILCGQISQYNKDVPYPPPLPASTQEVLHTEHITRERFTVLNYTEKHEAGLLQLSQWVREGKLKVLETVVKGLDNMGVAFHSMMKGGNVGKQIVQVSE; this is translated from the exons ATG CGCTGCCAAATGAATGAGGACACAGGAACTGACTACCTGTCACCATGGCAACTGTCTGAAGTTGTGGAAGGAGGAGGTGTTGGGATAGTGGAGGACAGCAGGCACGATTCATTCACAGAGGGAGACACTGTGGCCTCCTTTTCTTGGCTGTGGCAAACCCAGGCAGTTTTGGAGGGGAAACTACTACAGAAG CTGGACCCCCAGTTGGTAGATGGGcgccactcctattttttggGTGCAGTGGGCATGCCTGGGCTTACAGCACTACTGGGAGTAAGAGAGAAAGGTCACGTGACTCCAGGAGCCAATCAGACCATGGTTGTCAGAGGTGCTGCTGGAGCCTGTGGTTCCCTGGCCGGTCAG ATCGGCAGGTTGGATGGCTGCTCCAAGGTGGTGGGAATCTGTGGCTCTGATGAGAAGTGTCAGGTCCTGGTGTCAGACCTCGGGTTCAATAGCGCTATCAACTACAAACGGCAGGATGTGGCTGCCAGGCTTAGGGAGAGCTGTCCAACAGGAGTGGATGTTTACTTTGACAATATTGGTGGATCGATCAGCGACACTGTGATAGCACAG ATGACTGAAGGTGGTCATGTGATCCTATGCGGTCAGATCTCTCAGTACAACAAGGACGTGCCCTACCCCCCTCCATTGCCCGCCAGCACACAGGAAGTGCTTCACACCGAGCACATCACCAG GGAGAGGTTTACAGTGTTGAATTACACAGAGAAACATGAAGCAGGGCTGCTACAGCTGAGCCAGTGGGTCAGAGAAGGGAAGCTGAAG GTCTTGGAGACTGTGGTGAAAGGGTTGGATAACATGGGTG TGGCTTTCCACTCCATGATGAAAGGGGGTAATGTGGGGAAGCAGATAGTGCAGGTGTCTGAGTAA
- the LOC117973896 gene encoding prostaglandin reductase 2 isoform X2 — protein sequence MNEDTGTDYLSPWQLSEVVEGGGVGIVEDSRHDSFTEGDTVASFSWLWQTQAVLEGKLLQKLDPQLVDGRHSYFLGAVGMPGLTALLGVREKGHVTPGANQTMVVRGAAGACGSLAGQIGRLDGCSKVVGICGSDEKCQVLVSDLGFNSAINYKRQDVAARLRESCPTGVDVYFDNIGGSISDTVIAQMTEGGHVILCGQISQYNKDVPYPPPLPASTQEVLHTEHITRERFTVLNYTEKHEAGLLQLSQWVREGKLKVLETVVKGLDNMGVAFHSMMKGGNVGKQIVQVSE from the exons ATGAATGAGGACACAGGAACTGACTACCTGTCACCATGGCAACTGTCTGAAGTTGTGGAAGGAGGAGGTGTTGGGATAGTGGAGGACAGCAGGCACGATTCATTCACAGAGGGAGACACTGTGGCCTCCTTTTCTTGGCTGTGGCAAACCCAGGCAGTTTTGGAGGGGAAACTACTACAGAAG CTGGACCCCCAGTTGGTAGATGGGcgccactcctattttttggGTGCAGTGGGCATGCCTGGGCTTACAGCACTACTGGGAGTAAGAGAGAAAGGTCACGTGACTCCAGGAGCCAATCAGACCATGGTTGTCAGAGGTGCTGCTGGAGCCTGTGGTTCCCTGGCCGGTCAG ATCGGCAGGTTGGATGGCTGCTCCAAGGTGGTGGGAATCTGTGGCTCTGATGAGAAGTGTCAGGTCCTGGTGTCAGACCTCGGGTTCAATAGCGCTATCAACTACAAACGGCAGGATGTGGCTGCCAGGCTTAGGGAGAGCTGTCCAACAGGAGTGGATGTTTACTTTGACAATATTGGTGGATCGATCAGCGACACTGTGATAGCACAG ATGACTGAAGGTGGTCATGTGATCCTATGCGGTCAGATCTCTCAGTACAACAAGGACGTGCCCTACCCCCCTCCATTGCCCGCCAGCACACAGGAAGTGCTTCACACCGAGCACATCACCAG GGAGAGGTTTACAGTGTTGAATTACACAGAGAAACATGAAGCAGGGCTGCTACAGCTGAGCCAGTGGGTCAGAGAAGGGAAGCTGAAG GTCTTGGAGACTGTGGTGAAAGGGTTGGATAACATGGGTG TGGCTTTCCACTCCATGATGAAAGGGGGTAATGTGGGGAAGCAGATAGTGCAGGTGTCTGAGTAA
- the LOC117973896 gene encoding prostaglandin reductase 2 isoform X3 produces MRCQMNEDTGTDYLSPWQLSEVVEGGGVGIVEDSRHDSFTEGDTVASFSWLWQTQAVLEGKLLQKLDPQLVDGRHSYFLGAVGMPGLTALLGVREKGHVTPGANQTMVVRGAAGACGSLAGQIGRLDGCSKVVGICGSDEKCQVLVSDLGFNSAINYKRQDVAARLRESCPTGVDVYFDNIGGSISDTVIAQMTEGGHVILCGQISQYNKDVPYPPPLPASTQEVLHTEHITRYIIQPYDTVAWYL; encoded by the exons ATG CGCTGCCAAATGAATGAGGACACAGGAACTGACTACCTGTCACCATGGCAACTGTCTGAAGTTGTGGAAGGAGGAGGTGTTGGGATAGTGGAGGACAGCAGGCACGATTCATTCACAGAGGGAGACACTGTGGCCTCCTTTTCTTGGCTGTGGCAAACCCAGGCAGTTTTGGAGGGGAAACTACTACAGAAG CTGGACCCCCAGTTGGTAGATGGGcgccactcctattttttggGTGCAGTGGGCATGCCTGGGCTTACAGCACTACTGGGAGTAAGAGAGAAAGGTCACGTGACTCCAGGAGCCAATCAGACCATGGTTGTCAGAGGTGCTGCTGGAGCCTGTGGTTCCCTGGCCGGTCAG ATCGGCAGGTTGGATGGCTGCTCCAAGGTGGTGGGAATCTGTGGCTCTGATGAGAAGTGTCAGGTCCTGGTGTCAGACCTCGGGTTCAATAGCGCTATCAACTACAAACGGCAGGATGTGGCTGCCAGGCTTAGGGAGAGCTGTCCAACAGGAGTGGATGTTTACTTTGACAATATTGGTGGATCGATCAGCGACACTGTGATAGCACAG ATGACTGAAGGTGGTCATGTGATCCTATGCGGTCAGATCTCTCAGTACAACAAGGACGTGCCCTACCCCCCTCCATTGCCCGCCAGCACACAGGAAGTGCTTCACACCGAGCACATCACCAGGTACATCATACAACCCTACGATACAGTAGCCTGGTACCTTTAG
- the LOC131698652 gene encoding transmembrane protein 62-like: protein MLKIFIGLVVAGLVIALVLENYNTAKHPKRSINSNSNDRNHHGDIFYNTHPYPGAEMDNIFWFVQVSDIHISRFQDPRRITDFEEFCSETIDVIKPALVLVTGDLTDAKTSRKIGSQQYEVEWQAYHNILKRSRVLERTKWIDIRGNHDAFNIISLESVNNYYRKYSATKKEGSFHYIHQTPFGSYSFICVDATPTPGPKRPFNFFGILDQTRNDELSILESKSLNSNQSIWFGHYTTSTIISLFPGIRQIMSSAVAYLCGHLHTLGGLMPVLHSRHPQGTLELELADWKDSRRFRVLAFDHDLLSFSDLSFEEWPAVLITNPKAAKYTNPAVEPLGRIQSSTHIRILAFSVAQITAVYVHIDGKLLGEARPVKGPLFTLKWNPMRYTKGLHNIEVKVEDAAGRSTVRHHEFTLEKDVSLGFGFLQSFILLTDHYILARVTFVFLVLVNLGLIVTFRYLGPPALKDSSGFVSQARLSLHLFCKTNTLYYSSLLFTLCTAFGPWFIGEMIDGHSGACFAFGVFIEGHLLEGSFTFVVGVLQLVFFNIPLTCYLCWSMYLRCQGNCFRTHFRRAGRVRTLMVNVVMLALLLWQAYSCNFLLETYGTTACLLSPLRTWALVLGLLLIRYAWTCHPPRLQQFIKRSQPS from the exons ATGCTCAAGATCTTCATTGGGTTGGTGGTCGCAGGTTTGGTGATCGCCTTGGTTCTGGAAAACTACAACACCGCAAAGCACCCCAAAAGAAGCATTAACAGCAATTCCAATGATAGGAATCATCATGGGGATATCTTTTACAACACCCACCCATATCCTGGTGCGGAGATGGATAACATATTTTGGTTTGTGCAG gtGTCAGACATACACATCAGCCGCTTTCAAGACCCCAGGAGAATTACCGACTTTGAGGAATTTTGCTCGGAAACTATAGATGTCATTAAACCAGCCCTTGTTCTGGTAACAG GGGACCTGACAGACGCAAAGACGTCAAGAAAGATTGGATCCCAGCAGTATGAGGTGGAATGGCAGGCCTACCACAACATCCTGAAGAGGTCGAGGGTGCTGGAAAGAACCAAGTGGATAGACATAAGGGGGAACCACG aTGCCTTCAATATAATATCTCTTGAAAGTGTCAACAATTATTACAG GAAATATTCAGCCACCAAGAAAGAGGGCTCCTTCCACTACATTCATCAAACTCCCTTTGGGAGTTACTCTTTCATCTGTGTTGATGCCACCCCCACCCCTGGACCCAAGAGACCGTTTAATTTCTTTGGCATTTTAGACCAG aCTCGAAACGACGAGCTGTCAATTCTAGAGTCCAAGAGCCTTAATAGTAACCAGTCTATTTGGTTTGGCCATTATACAACATCCACCATTATCTCCCTGTTCCCAGGGATACGGCAAATAATGAG CTCAGCAGTGGCTTACCTGTGTGGGCACCTGCACACTCTTGGAGGGCTGATGCCAGTGCTGCACAGCCGCCATCCACAGGGTACTCTGGAGCTAGAGCTCGCTGATTGGAAGGACAGCAGAAG ATTTCGTGTCCTGGCGTTTGATCATGACCTCCTGAGCTTCTCAGACCTGAGTTTTGAAGAGTGGCCGGCTGTCCTGATCACCAATCCCAAGGCAGCAAAATATACCAACCCAGCGGTCGAGCCCCTAGGAAGGATCCAGAGCTCCACGCACATCAG GATTCTAGCCTTCTCGGTAGCCCAGATCACTGCTGTCTATGTGCATATTGATGGGAAGCTCTTGGGGGAAGCACGGCCTGTGAAAGGACCTCTTTTCACCCTTAAATGGAACCCTATGAGATATACGAAAGGACTTCACAACATTGAGGTCAAAGTTGAG GATGCTGCTGGCAGGTCAACAGTGAGACACCATGAATTCACCCTGGAAAAGGATGTGTCTCTGGGCTTTGGGTTCCTGCAGTCCTTCATCCTCCTGACTGACCACTACATCCTG GCTAGAGTCACCTTTGTGTTCCTGGTACTGGTTAACCTAGGTTTGATTGTTACCTTTCGTTACCTGGGACCACCTGCACTAAAAG attcCTCAGGGTTTGTCTCCCAGGCAAGGCTGTCTCTACACCTTTTTTGTAAAACCAACACATTGTACTACTCCAGCCTGCTCTTCACTCTCTGCACTGCCTTTG GTCCCTGGTTCATTGGAGAGATGATTGACGGCCACAGTGGGGCCTGTTTTGCTTTCGGGGTGTTTATTGAAGGACACTTGCTTGAAGGAAGCTTTACGTTTGTAGTGGGTGTACTACAG TTAGTCTTCTTTAACATCCCTCTGACCTGCTACCTCTGCTGGAGCATGTATCTGCGTTGCCAGGGGAACTGTTTCCGAACTCATTTCCGGAGGGCGGGTAGGGTGCGGACGTTGATGGTGAACGTGGTCATGTTGGCACTCTTACTCTGGCAGGCATACTCCTGCAACTTTCTGCTGGAGACCTACGGAACCACCGCCTGCCTGCTGTCCCCCCTGCGCACATGGGCCCTTGTTTTGGGGCTCCTGCTGATCCGATATGCCTGGACCTGCCACCCTCCACGTCTCCAGCAATTCATCAAGCGCAGCCAGCCATCTTGA